The following are encoded together in the Cynocephalus volans isolate mCynVol1 chromosome 4, mCynVol1.pri, whole genome shotgun sequence genome:
- the LOC134376880 gene encoding olfactory receptor 9I1, translating into MAKDNLTAVTEFILMGFTDHPKLEIPLFLVFLSFYLVTLLGNVGMIILIQVDIQLHTPMYFFLSHLSLLDACYASVITPQILATLATGKTVISYGRCAAQFFFFTICAGTECYLLAVMAYDRYVAISNPLCYTVAMNPRVCWSLVAGAYICGISGAILRTTCTFTLSFCDDNEINFFFCDLPPLLKLACSDTTNTEIVIVFFGSFVILANALVILISYLLIIKAILKVKSSGGRAKTFSTCASHLTAVALFFGTLIFMYLQSGSDKSLEKDKVVSVFYTVVIPMLNPLIYSLRNTNVKAAFKKVTGRFQVTQSI; encoded by the coding sequence ATGGCCAAAGATAATCTCACAGCAGTTACTGAATTCATTCTCATGGGCTTTACTGATCACCCCAAATTGGAGATTCCTCTCTTTCTGGTGTTTCTGAGTTTCTATCTAGTCACCCTTCTGGGGAATGTGGGGATGATTATTCTAATCCAAGTAGACATCCAACTCCACACCCCAATGTATTTCTTCCTGAGCCACCTCTCCCTCCTGGATGCCTGTTATGCCTCGGTCATCACCCCTCAGATCCTGGCCACACTAGCCACAGGCAAGACAGTCATCTCCTATGGCCGCTGTGCTGCCCAGTTCTTTTTCTTCACCATCTGTGCAGGCACAGAGTGTTACCTGCTGgcagtgatggcctatgaccgctatgtTGCCATTAGCAACCCACTGTGCTATACTGTGGCCATGAATCCCAGAGTCTGCTGGAGCTTGGTGGCAGGTGCCTACATCTGTGGGATATCAGGGGCCATTCTGCGTACCACGTGCACCTTCACCCTCTCATTCTGTGATGATAATGAGATCAACTTCTTCTTCTGTGACCTTCCACCCCTGCTGAAGCTCGCCTGCAGTGACACAACAAACACTGAGATTGTCATTGTCTTCTTTGGCAGCTTTGTGATTTTGGCCAATGCCTTGGTCATCCTGATTTCCTACCTGCTCATCATCAAGGCCATTTTGAAGGTGAAGTCTTCCGGTGGTAGGGCCAAGACTTTCTCCACATGTGCCTCCCACCTCACTGCTGTGGCCCTTTTCTTTGGGACCCTCATCTTCATGTATCTACAGAGTGGCTCAGACAAATCCCTGGAGAAAGACAAGGTCGTGTCTGTCTTCTACACAGTGGTCATCCCCATGCTGAACCCTCTGATCTACAGCCTAAGAAACACGAATGTGAAAGCTGCCTTCAAAAAGGTCACTGGTCGATTCCAGGTGACTCAGAGCATATAG